The Candidatus Babeliales bacterium genome includes a region encoding these proteins:
- a CDS encoding sigma 54-interacting transcriptional regulator has protein sequence MNIVFSYLEAFIFSQNMALALAVTSAALKLFLLAVIVFFREPNTHIRTAIRYAMLYLASSMFIDISWILPLYRNLASSPFPDSLNLFSDIIVKCAWILNSLLNVFLMFFVGNLLGKRFEVRRLHRGIVVVTSLICLPFVYDLFLNFYHFGPSQHWVYYWRVISIWYFLFTTFLIVFPFLAQLKKLKIPYLLQQQLGILLKYIILPAGIFEFACAYPTMFFPLIMLQQTLGFTMPALHNLLSLSVVIALYVVISRMRGLRFLNMREHVEAPVQVIFVDQFKVFLHQLGKITSLHDLSALVRTFVNEAFDIDTQYVHFIERPYGALNEAEGRLKPSSQMKYTVEHFLRAVQSKEAISNYLSSKKILITDELAFDQIYADEDLYQVFLKFLDSLNAAVFLPIYYNDTLMAYIVIERGARPRQAFYNNVERDEMLILASYLGNILHLLQTRSIEAVEVQERKLQEVLYAQERGFEFCHESLRAKLHETKRRKEGLVFYSEGKFILGNTDAQQLVSINLNTQDAHPLAVACKKVVQFVELYKTMSFAEAENGEGKSIKITGFPDSSRKEVVLTLREQGIGQKVLIQSEQFQDRHDWLSLLHLHGTKTGQRLNEIIPLFSLPLLKFKVSFMRKMIEHRALFLLGAQDDCKVLADLVHTASSAGCAYYLNPGDRDEASIAEELFGLDPVVTVGKPRMALLERAGSDGTIIIHDVHKLSMTLQNQLAEYLKYGWYRLYKSEQKRIGLAQIVVASDKDIEKLVLSGYFSKTLYEELKGAQVYIPDPLSLEHAVLSSIMDAYIQQEAHALPYKRSVVLNEAEKIRFIAEKPIGFVQLRKTVQEYIHAKSRKRTGLFEVAFDNASMPDKEQLQAAARLGKQALKNQHVMQLLWDTFKNQNKIAEFIGVNRSSVSRRCKVYQLH, from the coding sequence ATGAATATTGTTTTTTCTTATTTAGAAGCATTTATTTTTAGTCAAAACATGGCGCTGGCACTTGCGGTTACATCCGCGGCCTTGAAACTTTTTCTACTTGCAGTGATTGTTTTTTTCAGAGAGCCAAATACCCATATTAGAACGGCTATTCGCTATGCTATGCTATACCTAGCAAGTTCCATGTTTATCGATATTTCATGGATATTGCCTTTATATCGAAATCTTGCGTCCTCTCCATTTCCCGATAGCTTGAATTTGTTCTCAGATATTATTGTTAAATGTGCATGGATCCTTAATTCCTTGCTTAACGTATTTTTGATGTTTTTTGTTGGAAATTTACTGGGAAAGAGGTTTGAGGTTCGAAGGCTTCACAGAGGAATTGTTGTTGTTACTTCACTAATTTGTTTGCCTTTTGTATATGACTTATTTCTTAATTTTTATCACTTTGGGCCGAGCCAACATTGGGTGTATTACTGGCGAGTTATATCCATTTGGTATTTCCTTTTCACAACGTTCTTAATAGTGTTTCCCTTTCTTGCACAGCTTAAAAAACTCAAGATCCCATATTTGTTGCAACAGCAGCTTGGTATTTTGTTGAAATACATTATTTTGCCGGCAGGAATTTTTGAATTTGCGTGTGCGTATCCTACGATGTTTTTTCCGCTTATCATGTTGCAGCAAACATTGGGCTTTACTATGCCAGCCCTCCATAATCTTCTTTCATTATCTGTCGTTATCGCTCTTTATGTAGTTATTAGCCGTATGCGAGGTCTACGCTTTTTAAATATGCGTGAGCATGTAGAAGCTCCTGTACAAGTAATCTTTGTTGATCAGTTTAAAGTTTTTTTGCATCAGCTAGGAAAGATAACCTCATTACATGATTTATCGGCTCTTGTTCGGACGTTTGTGAATGAGGCCTTTGATATCGACACGCAATATGTTCATTTTATTGAGCGACCTTATGGTGCGCTGAATGAAGCGGAGGGTCGTCTCAAGCCATCATCGCAGATGAAGTATACTGTTGAACATTTTTTGCGTGCAGTGCAATCAAAAGAGGCTATATCTAATTATCTCTCTTCGAAAAAGATCTTGATTACTGATGAGCTAGCCTTTGATCAAATCTATGCCGATGAAGATCTGTACCAAGTATTTTTAAAGTTTCTTGATTCGTTGAATGCAGCTGTGTTTCTACCTATTTATTACAATGATACGCTTATGGCCTATATCGTGATTGAGCGTGGCGCACGACCTCGCCAGGCATTTTACAATAATGTTGAACGTGATGAGATGTTGATCCTTGCAAGTTACTTAGGCAATATTTTACATCTATTACAAACAAGAAGTATAGAAGCAGTCGAAGTACAAGAGCGCAAACTTCAAGAAGTTCTTTATGCTCAAGAGCGTGGGTTCGAGTTTTGTCATGAAAGCCTCAGGGCAAAGCTTCATGAGACGAAGCGAAGAAAAGAAGGGCTAGTATTTTATAGTGAAGGTAAATTCATTTTAGGAAATACAGATGCACAGCAGTTAGTTTCGATTAACTTGAATACCCAGGATGCTCATCCTCTTGCGGTGGCCTGCAAAAAGGTGGTCCAATTTGTTGAGCTTTACAAGACTATGTCATTTGCAGAAGCGGAGAATGGAGAGGGAAAATCAATTAAAATCACTGGATTTCCTGACAGTAGTCGCAAAGAAGTAGTTTTGACCTTACGTGAGCAGGGAATTGGACAGAAAGTTCTCATTCAATCAGAGCAGTTTCAGGATCGTCATGATTGGCTTTCTCTTCTGCATCTTCATGGTACTAAGACAGGGCAACGACTTAATGAGATTATTCCGTTGTTTTCGTTACCCCTCCTGAAATTCAAGGTTAGTTTTATGCGGAAAATGATTGAGCATAGGGCATTGTTTCTTTTGGGAGCGCAAGATGATTGTAAGGTCCTTGCTGATCTTGTGCATACAGCTTCTTCTGCTGGTTGTGCGTATTATCTAAATCCAGGAGATCGCGATGAGGCTTCGATTGCCGAAGAGCTTTTTGGTCTCGATCCTGTGGTGACGGTAGGCAAGCCGAGAATGGCACTTCTAGAGCGAGCGGGATCTGATGGCACGATCATTATTCATGATGTCCATAAATTGAGTATGACTTTGCAAAATCAGCTTGCTGAGTACCTCAAATATGGTTGGTATCGTTTATATAAAAGTGAGCAGAAGCGAATTGGCCTTGCACAGATTGTTGTGGCTTCCGATAAAGATATCGAAAAACTTGTGTTGAGTGGCTACTTCTCGAAGACACTCTATGAGGAACTGAAGGGTGCTCAAGTTTATATCCCTGATCCTCTTTCGTTAGAGCACGCGGTGCTTAGTAGTATTATGGATGCATATATTCAGCAAGAAGCCCATGCGTTGCCATATAAGCGATCGGTAGTTCTCAATGAAGCTGAAAAAATTAGGTTCATAGCTGAAAAACCAATAGGGTTTGTGCAGTTGCGAAAGACGGTTCAAGAATATATACATGCTAAATCAAGAAAAAGGACGGGTTTGTTTGAGGTAGCTTTCGACAATGCAAGTATGCCTGATAAAGAACAATTACAAGCAGCTGCGCGTCTTGGAAAGCAAGCCCTCAAGAATCAACACGTGATGCAGTTGTTGTGGGATACGTTCAAAAATCAAAATAAAATTGCTGAATTTATAGGTGTTAATCGTTCGTCGGTGAGCCGTCGCTGTAAGGTTTATCAGCTTCATTGA
- a CDS encoding DedA family protein: MLKRIYDWMGSKVHSKHADAFLATMFFIEAIFMLPVDPLLILYCLENKRKVFYYAALATISSVLGGIAAYTIGFAVWEAIGQRIVDAFISQDTFNYLCTQYKTYESAAVLLASFTPIPYKAVTLTAGFCKLSLMPFIFFSCIGRGARFFLVATVLHFWGPQVKAYIDRWFNILVLLFLVILIFGILAFR, encoded by the coding sequence ATGTTGAAACGAATCTATGATTGGATGGGAAGCAAGGTTCACTCAAAACATGCGGATGCTTTTTTGGCGACAATGTTTTTTATCGAAGCGATCTTCATGCTACCCGTCGATCCACTCTTGATCTTGTACTGTCTTGAAAATAAGCGAAAAGTATTTTATTACGCAGCACTAGCCACTATATCATCTGTTCTTGGCGGCATTGCTGCGTACACCATTGGCTTCGCTGTTTGGGAAGCAATTGGCCAACGAATTGTTGACGCATTTATTTCGCAAGACACGTTCAACTATCTGTGCACACAATACAAAACCTATGAATCAGCAGCAGTCCTACTAGCATCGTTTACACCCATTCCCTACAAGGCAGTAACACTTACGGCTGGTTTTTGCAAACTTTCATTAATGCCATTTATTTTCTTTTCATGCATTGGACGCGGCGCGCGGTTTTTCCTTGTGGCAACCGTTCTTCATTTCTGGGGGCCGCAGGTCAAGGCGTATATTGACCGTTGGTTTAATATCCTTGTACTCTTATTTTTGGTCATACTTATATTCGGCATCTTGGCCTTTCGGTAA
- a CDS encoding C39 family peptidase encodes MSIWRAIIAAVMVGSIAICVESHDAEWTWTYKKTITTHEAITCSKRGVVVFSRSSTHPFTQLVFSWNAMRPQGHFSFMVQARDQATKKWYPWHHMSDWGKSIQKSYNSTTDRETNFHHVRLEIPRGTYADAFRIKVESKNGADLALLHRLHVCISDLSHFPSSQEVPQLPSLKLTQVPQLSQMILDHPRADSLCSPTSMSMLVGYLTRQHIDPVPFAEQSYDSGLDAYGSWPFNTAHAYEHCRGNAHVYVTRLSSFQALYAVLKRGVPVVVSVRGTLEGAAKEYNNGHLLTVIGWDNQRQEVICHDPAFASNDQTCVRYQIQNFLTAWNRSRHLAYIAELRAS; translated from the coding sequence ATGAGTATTTGGAGAGCAATAATCGCAGCAGTTATGGTGGGGAGTATTGCCATATGTGTAGAGTCACACGATGCTGAATGGACATGGACCTATAAGAAAACAATAACAACACACGAAGCGATTACATGTAGCAAGCGTGGCGTGGTGGTTTTTAGCCGATCAAGTACGCATCCCTTTACCCAACTTGTTTTTTCATGGAATGCAATGAGGCCACAGGGGCATTTTAGTTTTATGGTACAAGCTCGAGACCAAGCCACCAAGAAATGGTATCCGTGGCATCATATGAGTGACTGGGGTAAAAGCATACAAAAATCATACAACAGTACAACGGATCGTGAAACGAACTTTCATCACGTACGTCTCGAGATACCCAGGGGGACGTATGCGGATGCATTCCGTATTAAAGTAGAGAGTAAAAATGGTGCTGATCTTGCATTACTCCACAGACTTCATGTTTGTATATCAGATTTATCACATTTTCCTTCATCACAGGAAGTACCACAGCTGCCATCATTAAAGTTGACCCAGGTCCCGCAGCTCTCCCAGATGATCCTTGATCATCCACGAGCAGATAGCCTATGTTCTCCTACCTCTATGAGTATGCTCGTCGGATATTTAACTAGGCAGCATATTGATCCGGTTCCATTTGCCGAACAATCGTATGATTCTGGACTTGATGCCTATGGAAGCTGGCCATTTAACACCGCACACGCGTATGAGCATTGTAGAGGCAACGCTCATGTCTACGTGACACGTCTATCTTCCTTTCAGGCGCTCTATGCTGTACTCAAAAGGGGAGTTCCTGTTGTGGTAAGTGTGCGTGGTACACTCGAGGGAGCAGCTAAGGAATATAATAACGGACATCTATTAACAGTTATTGGATGGGATAATCAACGCCAGGAAGTTATTTGTCATGATCCTGCATTTGCATCCAATGATCAAACCTGTGTGCGATACCAAATCCAGAACTTTCTAACTGCATGGAATCGATCTCGCCATCTTGCCTACATCGCCGAACTACGAGCATCATAA
- a CDS encoding KUP/HAK/KT family potassium transporter, translating to MSRSLSLMEPLSRIIKAIGIVFGDIGTSPIYTLSIVFALIAPTRANIMGVLSLIIWTLILLVTVQYIWLAMSLSQKGEGGTIVLRKVLKPLLNTASAKSFVTILSFIGISFLIGDGVITPAISILSAVEGVKLIPGMFAVQQNLLVLLACLIAIGLFSFQKQGAEIVSGAFGPIMVLWFLILGGSGLYWLAHDPSFLSAFNPLHIPQFMYHNGFVGFLVLARVILCATGGEALYAGIGNLGRRPIINGWYFAFVMLLLHYLGQGVFIMNYPGSVGSIFYQMMFTQMPRLYIPFVLLSVIATVIASQAMISGISATVYQGIMTNILPRLRVEYTSRRLSKQIYIPAINWSLMIMVLIVILQFKSAYHIANAYGLAALCTMTITSVMMTMIFYLRKEYVMAIIANIIVGIDITYLAASTSKVPYGGYLPIFIASIPLSLILIYTGGKRRLLRAARPRALPQFIEEYEQARKTTNCIDGTALFFSRRVKMIPDYISYTMFNNDIMYEENIILSVITQNKPFGVAAEFGEKLAEGLFLFEIRVGYMEALNIKKVIKNAKIDPKVIFYGMEEIESKNLIWKIFAFIKSITPSFVQFYKLPTDQLHGVVRRVEI from the coding sequence GTGAGTAGATCTTTATCTCTTATGGAACCGTTGAGTAGAATTATCAAAGCAATCGGTATTGTATTTGGTGATATTGGAACCAGTCCCATTTATACATTGAGCATTGTATTCGCCCTGATCGCACCAACCCGCGCAAACATCATGGGCGTTCTGTCGTTAATTATTTGGACATTGATTCTTTTGGTTACCGTGCAATATATATGGCTCGCTATGAGCCTCAGTCAAAAAGGCGAAGGTGGAACTATTGTTCTACGCAAGGTTCTCAAACCGCTACTTAACACCGCCAGCGCAAAATCATTTGTAACCATTCTTTCATTCATCGGCATTTCATTCTTGATAGGTGATGGCGTAATTACACCCGCCATCAGCATCTTGAGTGCCGTAGAAGGCGTTAAATTAATTCCCGGCATGTTCGCTGTACAGCAAAACCTTCTCGTTTTGCTTGCCTGCCTTATTGCAATCGGACTGTTCTCATTTCAAAAACAAGGGGCTGAAATAGTCTCAGGAGCATTCGGACCCATTATGGTGCTGTGGTTTCTTATCCTGGGAGGCTCAGGTCTGTATTGGCTTGCACATGATCCTTCATTTTTAAGCGCATTCAATCCACTACATATCCCACAGTTCATGTACCATAATGGATTCGTAGGATTTCTTGTACTTGCACGCGTTATCTTATGCGCAACTGGCGGTGAAGCCTTGTATGCCGGTATCGGCAACTTGGGCCGCAGGCCAATTATTAATGGATGGTATTTTGCATTCGTTATGCTGCTTCTACACTATTTGGGACAAGGCGTATTCATCATGAACTATCCTGGAAGCGTAGGCAGTATTTTTTACCAAATGATGTTTACCCAAATGCCACGGCTCTATATTCCATTCGTACTGCTTAGCGTTATCGCAACCGTAATTGCATCACAAGCCATGATCAGCGGTATTTCCGCTACAGTATATCAAGGAATAATGACAAATATTCTTCCTAGATTACGCGTTGAATACACATCACGTCGTCTCAGCAAACAAATCTACATTCCGGCTATTAACTGGTCGCTTATGATCATGGTTCTCATTGTGATTCTGCAATTTAAAAGCGCCTACCATATAGCTAATGCCTACGGCCTTGCCGCATTATGTACTATGACTATAACCAGCGTCATGATGACCATGATCTTTTATCTTAGGAAAGAATATGTCATGGCCATTATCGCCAATATCATTGTTGGTATCGACATCACATACTTGGCAGCAAGCACATCAAAGGTCCCCTATGGGGGATACTTACCTATTTTCATTGCAAGTATTCCACTTTCTCTGATCCTGATTTATACAGGAGGCAAACGTCGCTTATTGAGAGCCGCACGGCCACGTGCATTGCCACAGTTTATTGAAGAATATGAGCAAGCCCGTAAGACCACAAATTGTATCGATGGAACTGCCCTCTTTTTCTCGCGCCGGGTTAAAATGATCCCTGACTATATTTCATATACCATGTTCAATAATGACATCATGTATGAAGAAAACATCATTCTCTCTGTTATCACACAAAACAAACCATTTGGAGTCGCCGCTGAGTTCGGAGAAAAGCTTGCTGAAGGCCTCTTTTTATTTGAAATCCGTGTCGGATACATGGAAGCCTTGAATATAAAAAAAGTCATCAAAAATGCTAAGATTGATCCTAAAGTAATTTTCTACGGTATGGAAGAAATTGAATCCAAAAATCTGATTTGGAAGATCTTTGCATTCATAAAATCAATCACCCCATCATTTGTCCAATTCTATAAACTACCGACTGATCAACTCCACGGGGTTGTTCGCCGCGTTGAGATATAA
- the rplU gene encoding 50S ribosomal protein L21 codes for MDAQAVAQTYAIIQTGGKQYQAIPGKTIAVELLEGEAGTPVEFTEVLLRKTGEGQVEIGQPYVGTPVKASIVKHIKGPKVIAYKFKRRKKSRVKQGHRQPGTVVRIESI; via the coding sequence ATGGATGCACAAGCAGTAGCTCAGACATATGCCATTATTCAAACTGGTGGGAAGCAGTACCAAGCGATTCCAGGCAAAACCATTGCTGTTGAGTTGCTCGAAGGTGAAGCGGGAACCCCAGTTGAATTTACGGAAGTTCTCCTTCGTAAGACTGGTGAAGGCCAAGTAGAAATTGGCCAACCATACGTCGGAACCCCTGTAAAGGCCTCTATTGTCAAACATATCAAGGGCCCTAAGGTCATCGCATATAAGTTCAAACGCCGTAAAAAGTCACGGGTCAAACAAGGCCATCGTCAGCCTGGTACGGTTGTAAGGATTGAATCCATATAA
- a CDS encoding TlyA family RNA methyltransferase: MTKKQRLDQLLKLLYPSYSRTQIQSWIMQGHVTVNDQVMTKVGALVPEGAEVSLVVDEPKYVSRAGLKLERALDYFDIAVADKVVLDAGLSTGGFTDCLLQHGARKVYGIDVGYGQVHEKIRNDDRVVVMERINLRHLAPDMIPELVDLVTLDLSFISVLKVIEAIKAIMKSDAQLVVLIKPQFEARREQIERGGIIRDPAVHQNVVKTVVNGIQREGFSAIGVTESPIEGSSGNKEFLAYFHRIPEEA, from the coding sequence ATGACAAAAAAACAACGACTTGATCAGTTGCTTAAGCTCTTATATCCGTCATACAGCAGGACGCAGATTCAAAGTTGGATCATGCAGGGGCATGTAACCGTCAACGATCAAGTGATGACCAAAGTCGGAGCATTGGTTCCGGAAGGGGCAGAGGTCTCACTTGTGGTTGATGAACCAAAATACGTATCCCGTGCAGGTCTTAAGTTGGAGCGAGCCTTAGACTACTTCGACATTGCCGTTGCCGATAAGGTGGTTTTGGATGCGGGTCTTTCTACGGGAGGCTTTACTGATTGTCTTCTTCAGCATGGTGCTAGGAAGGTATATGGCATAGACGTTGGCTATGGACAGGTTCATGAAAAGATTCGGAATGATGACAGAGTTGTGGTCATGGAACGGATTAATCTCAGGCACCTAGCCCCTGATATGATCCCTGAGCTGGTTGATTTAGTAACCCTTGATTTATCCTTCATTTCGGTGCTTAAGGTGATTGAGGCGATTAAGGCCATTATGAAATCAGATGCTCAGTTGGTAGTATTGATTAAGCCGCAATTTGAGGCGCGTCGTGAGCAGATTGAGCGTGGAGGCATCATCAGGGATCCTGCCGTTCACCAGAATGTGGTCAAAACAGTGGTTAATGGTATTCAACGAGAAGGATTCAGTGCTATTGGAGTTACTGAGTCTCCAATTGAAGGTTCCAGCGGCAACAAAGAGTTTTTGGCATACTTTCATCGTATCCCAGAGGAAGCCTAG
- a CDS encoding trypsin-like peptidase domain-containing protein, with product MYSYHRSDGFWYRLLTFIFLCVLAGFMIIIYSNQRYLASRVEGFAADTQMPLFARPESYQPEPIQVLQPWAAAQAGAKDTVVQINAQIVEYDLLEPYKTPTQGQGFGSGFIISEQGEIITNAHVVLNAVSVWIQMPSLGKRIIDVDVVGLCPERDIALLKIQEEDRKYIVQILGKMPCLPLGNSDKVYRADEILALGYPLAQQSLKSTTGVVSGRERIGIQKYIQMSAPINPGSSGGPSVNRMGEVIGINAGGIPSAQNVGYVIPINEFKLIAHDLRRVKFLRKPFLGVLHLSGSEALARYLGNPVPSGTYVIDVYNNSLLERAGVQPGDMIYEINDYKIDMYGDMSVDWSEDKISIADYVEQLTIGQKISLVVYRKGRRKQISLTFDQAQPTPIRIVHPLYEPLEYEVLGGMVVMPLALNHVQILSGVVPYLRKYAEAKEQDEPALILTHIFPNSLVHRSRALPLGSIITEVNEQHVTTLDEFRAAVRQGIKNEYLIIKTHENRIAVFPCRELLTKEHQFARDYHYTISPFVQDLVRILNNDKKTTT from the coding sequence ATGTACTCTTATCACCGATCTGATGGGTTCTGGTATCGGCTTTTAACCTTTATATTTTTATGTGTTTTAGCTGGTTTTATGATTATCATTTACAGCAATCAACGATATCTTGCGAGCCGGGTTGAGGGTTTTGCTGCCGATACGCAAATGCCTTTGTTCGCGCGGCCTGAAAGCTATCAACCTGAGCCAATACAAGTGCTGCAGCCGTGGGCAGCAGCGCAGGCTGGTGCAAAAGATACAGTGGTACAAATTAATGCACAAATTGTAGAGTATGATTTGTTGGAGCCGTATAAAACACCAACACAGGGCCAGGGATTTGGTTCTGGCTTCATTATAAGTGAGCAGGGTGAGATTATTACCAATGCACACGTGGTGTTGAATGCAGTTTCGGTGTGGATTCAGATGCCATCGCTTGGCAAGCGAATAATTGATGTTGATGTTGTGGGACTGTGCCCTGAGCGAGATATTGCATTACTCAAAATTCAAGAAGAAGATCGTAAATATATTGTACAGATATTGGGTAAAATGCCGTGCTTGCCTTTAGGCAATTCTGATAAAGTGTATCGAGCTGATGAGATTCTAGCTTTGGGATATCCGCTGGCGCAGCAGTCATTGAAAAGTACAACGGGTGTTGTTAGTGGTCGAGAGCGTATCGGTATCCAAAAATATATTCAAATGAGCGCGCCGATTAATCCGGGAAGTTCTGGCGGGCCGTCAGTGAATCGTATGGGCGAAGTTATTGGTATTAATGCAGGCGGTATTCCAAGCGCACAAAATGTTGGATATGTGATTCCGATTAATGAATTTAAATTGATTGCGCATGATCTGCGTCGTGTGAAATTCTTGCGTAAGCCATTTCTTGGAGTCTTACACCTCAGTGGAAGTGAAGCATTGGCTAGATATCTAGGAAACCCCGTGCCAAGTGGGACCTACGTTATCGATGTCTATAACAATAGTTTGTTAGAAAGAGCAGGGGTTCAACCTGGTGATATGATCTATGAGATCAATGATTATAAAATTGATATGTATGGGGATATGAGTGTTGATTGGAGTGAAGATAAAATTTCCATTGCAGACTATGTTGAGCAGTTGACGATTGGTCAAAAGATCTCATTAGTTGTCTATCGCAAGGGGCGGCGCAAACAGATTTCACTGACATTTGATCAAGCGCAGCCTACACCAATTCGTATAGTTCATCCGCTGTATGAGCCATTGGAATATGAGGTCTTGGGTGGCATGGTTGTGATGCCGTTGGCGTTGAATCATGTACAGATTCTTTCGGGTGTTGTTCCGTATTTGCGTAAATATGCTGAAGCGAAAGAGCAGGATGAGCCGGCATTGATTTTGACACATATTTTCCCAAATTCTTTAGTGCATCGTTCTCGTGCGTTGCCGCTTGGATCGATCATTACAGAAGTGAACGAACAACATGTTACAACTCTCGATGAATTCCGTGCGGCAGTGCGTCAGGGTATTAAGAATGAGTATCTGATTATCAAGACACATGAAAATAGGATTGCAGTATTCCCTTGCCGTGAATTGTTGACTAAGGAGCATCAGTTTGCGCGTGATTATCATTATACGATTTCACCATTTGTTCAGGATTTAGTAAGGATTCTTAACAATGACAAAAAAACAACGACTTGA
- a CDS encoding glycine--tRNA ligase — MAASDKRSSATLDKITALCKRRGFVYQSADIYGGLNGVYDFGPLGTLLKQNIKQAWTASLFKISDAIVLLDGAILAPHAVWEASGHTESFHDPMVDCLNCKKRFRADDIDLDKACPSCGIKKWTDIRQFHMMFKTNLGALADQASVAYLRPETAQAIFINFKNVLSTSRVKVPFGIAQIGKAFRNEITPKQFLFRMREFEQMELEWFCKPSDAQKFFDFWISAREAFYQTIGIKKQNLRVRSHEKEELSHYSTNTSDIEYHFPFGWKELEGIAYRGNYDLSQHMKHSGKDLSIYDDATKESYVPHVVECSVGVDRLFLTALFDAYNEETIDGEQRIVLRLHPSLAPYKAAFFPLTKKQSEPMYTLYKNIKDAEIPVQFDDSGSIGKRYRRQDEIGTPVCFTYDFDSEIDQSVTVRHRDSMKQERIPLDKVLEYMKNLENIFTQQ, encoded by the coding sequence ATGGCAGCATCTGATAAGCGCTCCAGCGCGACATTAGACAAAATCACTGCTCTGTGCAAACGCAGGGGATTCGTATATCAGTCGGCTGACATTTACGGGGGTCTGAACGGTGTCTACGATTTTGGGCCTCTCGGCACCTTACTTAAACAAAATATAAAACAAGCATGGACAGCATCACTATTCAAAATAAGTGATGCAATCGTGTTACTCGATGGCGCAATTCTTGCGCCACATGCTGTGTGGGAAGCATCCGGCCATACAGAAAGTTTTCACGATCCTATGGTAGACTGCCTCAATTGCAAAAAAAGATTTCGCGCTGATGATATCGATCTTGATAAAGCATGCCCTTCATGCGGCATTAAAAAATGGACCGATATTCGCCAGTTCCACATGATGTTCAAAACCAACTTGGGTGCACTTGCAGATCAAGCATCTGTCGCATACCTACGCCCAGAAACAGCACAAGCTATTTTCATTAATTTTAAGAATGTTCTTTCGACATCACGTGTAAAAGTTCCGTTTGGCATTGCACAAATTGGCAAAGCATTCCGTAACGAAATCACACCAAAACAGTTTTTATTCCGTATGCGTGAATTTGAACAAATGGAACTTGAATGGTTCTGCAAACCAAGTGACGCACAGAAGTTCTTCGACTTTTGGATCTCTGCGCGTGAAGCATTTTATCAAACAATTGGTATAAAAAAACAAAATCTACGTGTGCGTAGTCACGAAAAAGAAGAACTATCTCACTACTCAACTAATACATCTGACATCGAATATCATTTTCCATTTGGCTGGAAAGAACTTGAAGGCATCGCCTATCGAGGCAACTATGATCTCTCACAACACATGAAACACTCAGGAAAAGACCTTTCAATCTATGATGATGCAACCAAAGAATCATATGTACCACATGTCGTCGAATGTTCTGTTGGTGTCGATCGACTCTTTCTCACTGCACTCTTTGACGCGTACAATGAAGAAACAATCGACGGAGAACAGCGCATTGTTTTGCGTCTGCATCCATCGCTTGCACCGTACAAGGCAGCATTTTTTCCCCTCACAAAAAAACAATCAGAACCTATGTATACACTGTATAAAAATATTAAAGATGCAGAAATCCCTGTGCAGTTTGATGACTCTGGCTCAATCGGCAAACGCTATAGACGCCAGGACGAAATTGGAACACCAGTATGCTTCACGTATGATTTTGATTCTGAAATAGATCAATCAGTCACCGTACGTCATCGCGATAGCATGAAACAAGAACGCATCCCTCTGGACAAAGTGCTTGAGTATATGAAAAATCTTGAAAACATATTCACACAACAATAG